A window of the Salvia hispanica cultivar TCC Black 2014 unplaced genomic scaffold, UniMelb_Shisp_WGS_1.0 HiC_scaffold_932, whole genome shotgun sequence genome harbors these coding sequences:
- the LOC125200364 gene encoding B3 domain-containing protein At1g16640-like has product MDYFNLPSFMKKFNVDTSLNELRIPPEFVSIHGADLSFDCRFVMPRGRSWPVRLLKIASGCHFHAGWADFRIINNIVHDDYLTFTMVDDEIFHVKRYNPRTGCPPLCDVQEPEIESSDDEDYAPDQGVIDDDGCPTFVVTLDWSNIKRSLEIPFAFWRRHIRMNALQDPVYFNVNGDTWYIVLDHNDSKIWVKRGWRRFKNVNYLVAGTRCHFKLIDRNEVQFYVWFDRP; this is encoded by the exons ATGGACTATTTCAATCTCCCTTCGTTCATGAAGAAATTCAACGTCGACACCAGTCTAAATGAGTTG AGGATACCACCCGAATTTGTGTCGATCCATGGGGCAGATCTCTCCTTCGACTGCCGCTTCGTGATGCCGCGGGGAAGGAGTTGGCCAGTTCGCCTACTAAAGATTGCTAGTGGATGCCATTTCCATGCTGGTTGGGCGGATTTCAGAATCATTAACAACATTGTCCATGACGATTATCTAACATTCACTATGGTCGACGATGAAATCTTTCATGTGAAACGGTACAACCCTCGCACGGGTTGCCCACCGCTGTGTGATGTTCAAG AACCAGAAATTGAGTCATCCGATGACGAGGACTATGCTCCCGATCAAGGTGTCATCGACGATGATGGCTGCCCCACGTTCGTGGTCACCCTTGACTGGTCGAACATTAAGCGCTCACTGGAGATCCCTTTTGCGTTTTGGCGTCGCCACATTCGAATGAATGCACTGCAGGACCCCGTCTACTTCAATGTCAACGGCGACACTTGGTATATAGTCCTCGATCACAATGATTCCAAGATATGGGTGAAGCGCGGTTGGCGCCGTTTCAAGAATGTCAACTATCTGGTTGCCGGAACTCGATGCCATTTCAAGCTCATTGACCGTAACGAAGTCCAATTCTACGTATGGTTTGATCGCCCGTAG
- the LOC125200365 gene encoding putative nuclease HARBI1: MANEEDGRKGCLGALDGTYINVRVSVADDPCYRNRKGHITTNTLVVYDPQLRFMYLLPGCYYPCDNAYANADGFLTPYKGVRYHLKEWGIGRQAPQTPEELFNLRHTKAWNVIERSFTVLKMRWGILRSASFYPINVQTGLIIACFLLHNYIRSQMTNDPVEEEVDNEADIDNESDNEPVAIGEHISSVEPSALWNNKRDDMARAMWADRHNV; the protein is encoded by the exons ATGGCAAACGAGGAGGATGGTCGAAAG GGTTGTCTTGGCGCGTTAGACGGAACTTACATCAATGTGCGTGTGTCGGTTGCAGACGATCCCTGCTATCGCAATAGAAAGGGTCACATCACCACCAACACGCTAGTTGTTTATGATCCCCAGCTTCGTTTTATGTACCTACTACCCG GTTGCTACTATCCATGCGACAATGCATATGCGAACGCCGATGGTTTTTTAACACCATACAAAGGCGTGCGTTACCATCTGAAAGAATGGGGAATAGGGCGGCAGGCACCACAAACTCCAGAGGAGTTGTTCAACCTACGACACACGAAAGCATGGAACGTCATCGAGCGCTCTTTCACCGTCTTGAAAATGCGATGGGGAATACTCAGGTCTGCTAGTTTCTATCCAATAAACGTGCAGACTGGACTCATTATTGCATGTTTCCTGTTACACAATTATATACGAAGTCAAATGACAAACGATCCGGTCGAGGAGGAGGTGGACAATGAGGCTGACATTGACAATGAAAGCGACAATGAGCCTGTAGCCATTGGTGAGCATATTAGTAGCGTCGAACCATCAGCTTTATGGAACAACAAACGGGATGATATGGCCCGTGCTATGTGGGCCGACAGACACAATGTGTAG